The Hippoglossus hippoglossus isolate fHipHip1 chromosome 16, fHipHip1.pri, whole genome shotgun sequence genomic sequence tgtgtgtgcgtgtgtgtgtgtgtgtgtgtgtgtgtgtgtgtgtgtgtgtgtacacctgCGTGGGCGCTTGCATGATCAGCACAGCTTCCCCAGCCTCACCTGTGCTCAGACTCCGCGGGGAGGAACGCAGCTGTCAACCCAGTTGAATCTGACAAAGCTCAGGAGAGACGCTATGAGTCAGTCGGGGCCTCAGAGCTGAACGGgttcccctgctcctcctgaacCACTGAGAACTTTATGCATGGGAACAGGTCGACGTTGGCCCAACTGAGACGTGCTGACGCTGGAAGAGGAGACTTGGTGGAGGGTGGACGTCAGAGAGGTCTTCACAGGTCTTGCCCCGAGTGCCGAGCATCATCCGTGCAAGTATGAATCCCGTGTGGAAGCTTTATAAGAGCAAAGTGCTGAAGACGCTGAACCCGGAGTATGAGGAGGACGCTGCCGAGGAGGTACAGAATCTTTACACCTTTCTCCATTAATTCACGTTGATGGGGTGTAGTATGAGAGGGTTGACACGGTGGTTGGCACCGTCACCGGGTCGAGTCACAAGTCAGCAGGTTTGGTTTTGCTCATCATTTCTTATTCATCACAGGGTCAGATGAGCTCCGATGGTTTTTCTCAGCAAAGGGAACTTTAAAGCAGAAGTTAGGCCTCCACAGCGCTTCCTCTGGAAAAGACCCTGCCAGAGAAATCACTGATGAAACTGTTATTGATGCTGACGGGTTTTAGATCCACTGTGATCTCTATTGTTTGGTTTCCATCAGTGGTGGAAAGATGGAACCTACATTTATTCAAGCCCTGAACTCTGAGGTATTTTACTTCTGTATTTCCATTGTATGCCACTTTAAACCTCAGAAGAGAATATTATACTTTCTCCTGCGCTACTTTTCTCTCAACGCTGTAGTTTCTCGTTACTTATTAAGATTTTATGATGGTTCCCAAACCTTTTGGCTTACAAAGCTAGAATCACACTCACAGCACATATACGTCCGCCAGGGTCCAACAGtccttttaaattcaatcaagctgcaccaaatgtcaaaCAGTCATATACTCATATAccatatatatattctttaaatatgtcagatatttttcattaagaccatgaattatttcctggaaattgctgaaaatgttgaaaaactttctgatctcacaatgtttaagaaaattTAAATAGATTATTACTgctccctgatctggatctgtaCCAACATTTTATTGATTCTTTCCTTTCACACTGCATCCTTACGacaagtttcatgaaaatttgtttagttgtttttgagtaatcttgctCATACACATACAAAACGACAAATTAAAGGTTAGGTGTGAAAATATAACTTCCTTAGCAGAggtaaaaaaatgtctttaaggGACCCTGTGTCATATTTCAATGATCTGAGATGTTATTTCACTAATTTCCTCTCTAAACTTCTCAGATGGTTTTATTTGAATAGTTGTTAATTGTTAATTTCCTCTCCTACTAAAGTCCCCAGATTTATGTTACGATTCATTTCAGGGGGTCAACCTGTATGTTGGGAACCATTGGACTGAACAACCAactgtaaatatagaaatataagCTCCACGTATATCACTTACAACAGTAAAATACGGTTTATGCTCAACCTGGAGTAGGATTATGAGTGCAGCAGATTTACTTGTAATGAAGTACTTGAGTGGTTGTATTACACTTGAATACTCTGAGTGCTTCTCCCACCACTGGTTTTCATGGCCTCACTGCGACACCTGTACTATCCTGTGTTTGGTACCGGTGAAACAGGCTGACCCAGATCTGTGGATGGCTGAGAAACCTGATCCTGCACAAGAGCTAAACATACGGATTAGTTGGCGTTCCACTGACGgactgacgggggggggggggggggggggggggggggggggggggggggggggggggggggggggggggggggggggggggggggggggggggggggggggggggggggggggggggggggggggggggggggggggggggggggatgagacaGATAGCTAGGACCTTGCGGTGTCATCGAACGAACCAGTTGACAGCTTCAAACCGTGCTCTCTCACTACGCCACGACCTCAACAAGGACGACAGGAAATACTCAGTGTGCTTGGAGAAATGGTTTCCATTTAGATGGATGTGTTTGTCAGAGCTGCTATTTGAGTCTATGCCATGTGTACCATGACCTTAACATATAGTGTATAAATACTATTCTAATATTATACTGTGAGTGTATAAGTGTACACCCAATACAAACTCAAAATGCTTGTTTCCACCTCCAGTAGATGGCGACATATTTGCACCAATCCTGTGCTTCCACTCCTGCtttgttgtaaaataaatgaaggagATTTTCTGTCTGCATCTGTTTCATCGTcaagttgtatttttattttgcaggtcACAGAGGTGGAGAATGAAATGAGTccagtgcaggaggaggaggggcccAACGCCGTCTCCCAACTGGCCAAGAAAGTACGTGAACATTGGAGTTGGAGTTTTGTTTATCTTCCGAAAATAGTTTTAGGTGAATCCTGGAAAACAAATACAGTGAATATCTTGTAATGAGGAATAATAAGTgaaaatcatttataaaaaagtATAAGAGAGGATCAGTGTTCAATTGAGTCtattgtgacctttgaccctctgtgtgtgtgtgtgtgtgtgtgtgtgtgtgcagatgcaaGGGGCCGGGGCCAAAAGCTGGAACAGACTTTCAACTCTGTTCAACAAAGATGATGAGCACCAGCTTCTGGAGGAGACCGAGAGCCCACCAGTCGCTGACCAGTGAGTTTTATACCCACACCTTGTAGCACCTGGGacatttgtgttgtgtaaatAACGTCTGTGCATTATCATAAGTTAACTATACTTCACTTACACCTAAAGGAAGCTCAAATAACCACGGACAGCCTGAACAGGAAAGAAGGTCTGATCAAAATAGGTTTCTACAGTAAAGATTTGGGTTCAATTTGGTTAAAAGGTCACATTTTAATAAGGTTATATTTCATGTATGATGATGATTCCATCTTTACTATAAATGTATGGTTTTTGGGACCTAATCCCTTTCATGCAAACAGTTCTATAAGAATTTTCAATCGTTCTACAATAAGCTACAACGAGTTAGCTGGTTTAGCTCAGTACAAAGAGCTTGTAGAGTGCTAGGCTAGCCGTTCCCCTCTGTTTCCATTCTTgatgctaagctatgctaaaTGGCTGCAGGGTCTCTAGCATCATACGCATCGTGCAGGCATGAGAGTGGATTCAGTCTGATCATCAAATTCTTGTGTACATTCAAATTTTCAAACTATTTACCCAAGTTCTAATCACATAGAAATTGTAATTGAACATAAATTAGTCCTTAATGTTCATTGTATGTTTTTGTACCCACTCAATGAATAATCATATGTTTTAAAGTGCCCATTCTGAAAGTGACTGACATCTCTGCcctccactttctcttttcatttctcagtcCTCTTGCAGTGAGGCCCGAGGAGCCTCCTCGACCCAACCGACGCTCAGGATTCTGGGATAGCTTTTCAGCCAACTGGGCCGCCAAGAAGCAGGCGGAGGCCGCAGCTGCAGCCGCCACTGCCCCAAGCGAGGTGGTGGAAGGCCAAGGTGAGGAGGCGGTGACAGAGGCAGGAGGGCAGGAGAACCTGGACGGGGAGATcactgagggagaggagagcgaagaaggaggaaggagcaACAACAGCTTCTCCAAATACGTGTCGCTGGGAGGAGGCAGCGAGGACGCTCCCTTCAAGTGGAACTTTGTCACCAGTAAGCTGGCAGAGCTGAAGACCAAGAGCATGACCAAGACCAACtagctgctggaggagagtgGGAAGGGTGTGAGGccggtggaggggggggggtttaactGGTTGTGTTCAAGCAGGTGATACATCACACAACATGTCATGTAGATGAACTGAATTAGGCAACATCcctcagaaatgtttttttccatcaaccATCATATTGAAGgaaagaaattataataaaccagtgtttttttaaaaacatttaattttccATTGCACAATTTTAGgcccaaagaaaataaataaataacttttttctaGAGCACCGTTCAAAACAGAAGTTACAAAGATCTTCACAAAGAGGACGAATTAAAACAGCCACTTATATATACtaagataaaacacaacaatgtcaTTTAAAAGTAAGAGCAAAcgagttgtttgtgtttaattttctCGGGCAATTAGGAACGATGGCACATGTATCTTTGATATCTTTGAAAAGATCAATGATcaataactttattcatatgTAGATACAGAAAGAAAGATCTTAGAGAAACACATACTACTGCTATTACAGAATCATGTCACTAGGGGGACTTAAAGactacaatatataaaatattctaTTTTTATCAAAGAAATATTTTACTATGCCTTGGAAATAAGATGGGTGCACCATGCAAACCTGCTCACACAGCTAATGGCTACTTCTTTAATAACTAAAAACACATGTAGCCAAAGGTAAACAGTTAATTCAACAGATTTATTATTTCCTCGCTCATGCTCTCTTTATTCTGGGGATCGTGTGGTGATGTATCTGTTCatccaaactgctgcagcactgAACATGAAGGGGCCTTCACACCTGTCTGCAAACTTGATCTGATCTGCAGTTTAGCAAATACAGGATTAGGAGATGAAAGACAGTGATAGCTGGATTAGTGGAGGATAATCTCACTGAACCTGTTCAGGGGATTaaacagtggagagaaacaTAACTATTGCATCATATTCATGTCGGCATTTAAATGAACtgtgtgaaatatgaatgtgtgtggtcTGTTCACGTGATGAGTTCGCTGACTTGACTTTTTCTGATTGTGACtgaaagtgtgagttttcaaCATTCCTAATTTTGAGAcgtaatttaaatatatttaatgttgttttttctctctgatttAGGTTTTGCTTTGTCGTTTGTATtattctgctgctttgttttcttgtaTGCTCTAATAAAGACTGTTGCATTAAATGATCTGACTAAGTATTAAAGACTggaagtgattttcttttctgttccaAGACTGTTTGATGAAactaaaaagaagaaatataaatataataaaggtAAATTTAACCTTTTTGTGCATCTTTTATCTGTTAGAGGCAAAAAGACAAgctgaaaaggaaaaggaaataaaattaCTATATTTAAGTATTATTCTAATAAAGAAAAGCTTGTTTTATTAGCTTTTAACAAGTAATTCAGTAACAGAAGATGAGCCATCTTTAGAGATATCATTAGAAGCCCTGTCATACAAACCTTTTCCCAGAAGACATTTGTTTTACTCACTAAATGTCAAGAGGAAAGAATCTGGGTTGGAGgtctttgtttttgctgttttgagTAACTTTAGTTTTGAAGTGTTTTGCTATATAAGGGTTTTTATCTCCTGGGTCTGATGAAGACGTTGTTTCAGGATCTTGCTCGTCCTCTTCATGGATTTGGTTCATGTTTACAAATCCACTTTGTCTGAATTATAAAGCTCGATCCTGCTTTTTTGTGAATTGTTCAAAACCTTGTCTTGCTTTTATACCTTTTGATGGTTTTATGCTTTTATCCTAAGTATTTTTTGGTGTTAAGAGACATTCCATGTGGTCACTGGTTTGACCTTGACTTTGTTGGAGGCCCTAACACGAGCATTGATATTAGTCACAAGTGCAATAATAACCAACTATGCAATATTAAGTGAAATATAAGTATAACTCAGTACATGTACTCATTTTTTAATTACCCTAccttttattctatattttgcttgtgttgtttttaaactgttgtgtgtctacttgtctgtgtgttactTTCTGTACCACTGtcacttcatttcattttacaccCACAATAAAAGCCTTGAAGTGGATTTAAATTATAGCGGATGTGTAAttatgtctgtctgttggtCCTTTGACCAGCAGGGGGCTCCCATTACCACAAAATTCAAACAATCTTTACCTGCATGACCTTCACACCAAACTCGTGTTTTATACCTGCATCACATTTCTAATCATTGGTCAATCCAacctctgttttcctctccgatccctcctttccttctcctcttttatttcctgttttcccaGATCTACACCCACTTCCTCTCTCAGTGTGCCATGTTTCCTCAGATACAAAACTGCTTCCTTTTCAATTTAAGGGCCTTTGTTGACGTTTCCATTTAAAATTGACGACACGCCTcaaataaaaggttaaaaatcTGAGGGAGCGAACGAACCCAAAGCTCCTGTTCGTTCTTTTTTTAGCTGATCACTCTCCACCGTTTCCAGCATCAGTCGGACTCTGCTGTCATCACGGATCCTGTGAAGCTCGGGGACTCTCAGTAACTTCCACAGTTGTCAGCCTCAGTTTGACTCAGAGCGGATCACAGCGACGTGTTCGGCTTTTTGGACGTTTCTTTATGTAACTCGCCTGATTTCTGTGTCAGGGACAATAATAACAAACTGATATTCCAGTGAGTGGCTTGTTTGGGTGGAAGCTGATGAAGGCTGCTGACGATTGTGCTGCTCTGAGGTGCATGTTGCAGTTTTATGACACCGAGTCAGCGACGCTCAGTGGAAATGTGGTTCGTAGGGAATGACAGCATCAGACACTGAACAGTGACGGCtggcaggttgtgtttgtgtggctgaggagctgaagagagaaacacagaggatgGATGACAAGTTTCATATCTtgagtttgtttaaaatgtgtctcagGAAGCTCAAATATACTAAACTGTCTGTTATCAGCAACTTTCAACTAAGCAGATATTAGGTTTTGTCCTCTGGAGTTGACAAAACCAAGCAGCGTTAGCCAAGTTTACTTTTGGTCACTCGGGGGCAGAGGAataagctgtaaacacaatttTATCACTTTAAAGTTGAACTGTGGCTGATtcacaaacaaatcagacaCAGAACAATGTTAATCCTCATTagaagttatttattttacagcagcTGATCATTCTAAGCAAGATATtcactctttttcttctgttttggtctccaccaaccaCATGGACTGGGAATAAAGACGAAGACAAATCCAAACTTCCtactgttgtacaaaaatgattattaataatgattGTGTATGGCACagtttttttatcctgagatatttatagtgttgttggttttgtgtCCTTTGGAGAATCTCCAGCTGTTTTCTCACAagggctcattcggacattattCTGAGCTTTTACTTGGGAGCtcagcaggagaaactccggagaaagtctgaagcctctcactctgacatttgcgttttcacatatagcccctccggagaatgtcagaggagattatctggagttcaatGCATGTGTCAGggatcaaaaacacacatgcgaGTCTACACTTCACCCCTGTTTAACTGTGAAAGTCCTAAATAAATCATTCTCTCTCGTGTCCCCCGAAACGTTCCCCCCCCCGCCTCGAACACCAAGACGTCATGTAGATGTGCCGATGAGCAGCGATGACTAAGCTGCTTCACACCTTGCCCTGGGctctgttccacacacacactgtaattacaTCAGACGAAAACAGTGCTCTAAGTTGTGCGAGGCGACGCTAATTGTCGCACAAAGGCCACAATGCTTTTACTTCTCTTTTGTTGgatcaaagtgtttttctgtttatatccAACATTGTCTTTTGTGCTGAGATCACCTTTGTAATTATGATTATTTACGGAGATAGTCATGGTGATTATGAACACAAGCTGATGCTATAATGGTTTATTGTATCACATGTTGCAGTGCAAGCTTTACACATcttttgaaaacaaagagaaaatctAAATTAGATGTATTATATGTAGATGGTGCCTCAATCCTCTGAGGGGGAGTCTGGTTATCCGCAGATCGTTCGCTTGTCGATTGCTTCGCTGAAGAAAAAGCACGAGATGAGATCAGTGGGACTATTTTGGACACTCAGTGCCGTATGGTGACTTTGGGTCAAGCAACCATGTGATTATGTTGTAAGCTGATGTTGAATTCCCGacgtctgtccctctgtgactCCTCTCGGCCGACGAGACTCATAAATTACGCAGCTAAAGAGACTGGGCTCTGCCAGGTTTGGGGCTTTTTCCTCAAGATTTCACTTCGAGGCTGTTACGTTTTTCGGAAAGTGGTGTGAGTCACTGAAGAATATCAGGTGTTGTCTCTTCACTGATTGGTCTGAGAAGATTTACAGGTGGAATCGTGGAGGAGGGGCTGCAGAAGGTGATATTTGACTTTCACCCTCGCACACACATTTCTTACATAAAGAccctcacagacagacacacacacagacacacacagacatgtctgGCAGCGCTCAGGTATGACGACGCTGCGGTGGACGTCTCAACAGACGCTGTGACTCACACGCTTCGGTAGCAGCAGTCTCATCTGGAAAACCAACCTGCGGgagccacacacaaacacacacacccacagacacacacagacacacacagtacatctGTGATACTCACCTACAACCACCACACCTGCTTGAGGTGAGGATGTGGAAACTACTCTGGggaaaacatgaacacacacaaacacacagacggaaaaaaatgttgttttgtctctcaTCCAGCTCATTGAATCAAATGTCTAGTGTTGGTCTTCATGTACATTTCACAATCTCCTATTTTTACCTTCAGCAAGGAggttatttctgtctgtctgtcagtctgagtgtctgtctgtctgtctgtctgtctgtctgtctgtctgtcagtctgagtgtgtgtctgtctgtctgtctgtctgtctgtctgtctgtgtgtccgtctgCAGGATcactcactttctttaatatggCAAGATAGTCCGTTAAGCCTTGGTGTAGATGTGTGACGTCCGTGCGCCTGTCTGATTATAACAATGCACCAGGACAGTgatattttctgtctttatttagttatttttaaaatagttttggGAATTTTTCACCTTTATTGATAGAACAGTACAAGCATGAACCGGGGGAGAGAGAATTGGGGGAAGACACGCAGCAAAGGGCCGGATTCAAGCAAAGGATTTCACCCCAAATATCACATACGATAACTTAATTAGATTTATAACGTAAAAAAATGCTACATTTCTGACACTTGTCCTCTTTCTGTGGATATATATCCTCAGTTTAAAGCCAGGAGGCAGCATTTGAAGTTAGATTTCCTTGACTGCAgaacaggtcataaaccccacctcctccgtcTACGTTAAGTAAATGGCCCCTTGACATAGCTAATTATCTCCTATGGTGTTAGATTTTTTCATCCACAGTTTAATCTTGTCTTAAAGCAAAATTACATTTCACACCATGACTTGTGGTAGATTCAACATGAAATCGGACCCAGAGGGAAACTTTATAAATAGTCCCCAGAGGCGGCTAATCTCCTCTCTAATGGTCCTTCTTGTTTACAGTAATTACACTAATGTCCTGAATGCGGTTCTGTGGTCATTAATTTACCGATTGGACGTTTCAGTATAGCTGCACTGAGGTCACTTACAGGCAGAAGAGTGTGAGAGATTAGCTGTAACTTTGCACCAGACATCGCTCTGATAGTTTTATCAGCTAaaagcaggagatcctccaaACAAACACGAAGCCGAAGCAGCCGGGCCGTGTTAATCTGTCACTGTTTGCAGTAACTCTGCAGAGATAAGAAGGAGGAGACTTGATTTCTGGAGTGAGTCTAACTCTCTGTGGGCTTATTATGACCCCTGTCACACAACCTGTGGTCTGGTTAATCTTCAAGTGACAACGTGTGACTGCGTGTTACATATTAGAGGATTGGATTTAAAGACACTTCtgttctttattcattttaaactaaatacTCGACACTTAATATTCAGACACGGGGAAATTAATCCTCAGAAATGTTGATATGAGGAAGTAAATAGTTTGAAATATTTGGTAATGATGCTGAAAGGTGGACGTCTCACTTTGAAGTGATTTACAGCCATGACGTGTTATATAACaccatcaaatattaatatcacaGTCTCAGTTTAACTTGCATGGCACAGTCTCACTGAAAGGTTTCATGAGCCGGTTTCAGACAGGAACTccagaaaatatctggaaaattgGGTACAGACATTTTGTGGAGTTTACCTTTCCTATATTGAGATTGGAGCAGGAGACTCTCCGGGTCAGATGTGTTCATaacaagaggaaaacatctggaacattcaggtgaggggtggggtCTGGATAGAGCAGGAAACaggctgtggaaatcacatgtcATGAAATCACATGAcgacaccggcgtcggcccttatcgccaaaagctctcgaatctcgtcgtctttccaagtggaAATCTTCATATGTGTCTGTATTCTCACGTGGACATTTTATTGGGGGGCCGGCAGGAAAAGTTCAGtaaaatgtccacagcaactgacatctgcgttctcacatccagccccTTCAGGAAAGTGAAAAGAGCTCAATCCTCTGTCCCTCACCGGCATCACGGAGGTTCCCCCTGTACGTTTCATCCCCGTAATCTTCAGGCTCAATCTCGCCTTTGTAATCTCATGGCTCTTTGGGGGCTGGAtttgagacccccccccccagtaaaGCCAACCCCCCCCTGGccacagcagaaaacacaaatacacactgcagGCACGGGCACGctaacactgaaacacacacacacacacacacacacacacacacacacacacacacacacacacacacacacacacacacacacgccctgtCACCCATCATCTATCTCCATCTCTGCGGAAATCTGATCACCTATTTCCAAATGTAGGTCTGTCTGCTGTAAATAGATTTCTCTACAGTCATTGACACTTTCTAACAAGAGCTCGGGGATTAAAGGATTGTCCCATGAGCACGAGTCGATATTATCActcaatatgtgtgtgttttttcctcgaTTCCTGTTGGTATTTGTTAGTTGCATTGATTATTTTCCACACAGCGGGGGGGGGCACCTACCATGAGGAGCTCTGGGCGTGTAGAACATGAGCCTGGTATTTTCCACATACATGACATAGAGAATATAACTGCA encodes the following:
- the LOC117777470 gene encoding uncharacterized protein C1orf232; amino-acid sequence: MNPVWKLYKSKVLKTLNPEYEEDAAEEVTEVENEMSPVQEEEGPNAVSQLAKKMQGAGAKSWNRLSTLFNKDDEHQLLEETESPPVADHPLAVRPEEPPRPNRRSGFWDSFSANWAAKKQAEAAAAAATAPSEVVEGQGEEAVTEAGGQENLDGEITEGEESEEGGRSNNSFSKYVSLGGGSEDAPFKWNFVTSKLAELKTKSMTKTN